From the genome of Bacteroidota bacterium:
GAGTTTTAGCTCCAACTTGCTGCCAATGGTAGTGCCCTTGGAGATGGTTTTCCACTTTTGGTCTGAAAGCGCCTGCAATTCAAATGCTTTCACTGCCTTCCCGCTTTCATAAATGATTGCCTTGTTAATTTTTTCAGGTTTACCTAAATCAATTTCAGCCCAGGGCTCTTTGTCTTCTTTTGCCGGAGACCATGCTTGTCCGGCCCAATCACCATTGTTAATTGAATTAATTCCAGTCCAATGCGGATTAGGATTGCTTGAGGCCAATACTTTTTTATTGTATGAAAGCGATTGAGCAACAATTTCTATAGGCTTTATATCCATCGCTTTGCCAGCCACCTCAATTTCGACAATAGTATTTATGGGTTGCAACGCCTCACTGGCAAACTCAATTACGTAATTTTGGCCTTGTTTGGTCAATTTCAAATTACCTCCGGAAGCCAGATGGCAACCTTTAATTTCCATACCTAAATCAGGAAGTACAATTTTAGGTGAATTACCATTCCATTTCAGGATATGCAAATAAATCATATTTCCTTTTCGGGTACTGACGCCCCAATCAGTAGGTTTGAACGGGCCACCTCGTGTACCGTAAATGCTGTAACCATATTTCTGAAGCCATTGCCCCATTTCTTTCAACCGGGCAATTTGTTCAGGTTCAATACTTCCGTCCGGTTTCGGACCAACATTAAACAGCAAATTCCCGTCGCCACCCGCTGACCGTATTAAGGTTTGAAGGCACTGTTCTAATGATTTAACTTCATCGTTTGGTTTCCATGACCATTGGCGGGCTATGGTCATGCAGGTCTCCCAGGGACGGGTGTTCTGAAATCCACCAATGCGCTGCTCAGGACAACCGAAATCGCCTTTGGCTCCAGTTCGGTCATTTATAATGATATCAGGCTGAATTTGATGTGCAAATTCAATTACTCCTTGTCCTCGTGTGGCATCAAATTTCTGTGGAACATCGAACCACAACACATACAACGGGCCATAATTAATCAAAAGTTCAGCCACCTGTTTTTTCAGGTAGGTAGTATATGCTTCCAGATCGCTTTTTTCACGGGCCATGCTGCCACCGGGACCTGTTAACGGGAAATCGGGATGATGCCAGTCGGTAGTGGAATAGTAGGTTCCAAATTCAATTCCCTGTTTTTTGCAGGCCTCAGCTAACTCCTTCACCACATCGCGTTTAAAAGGCGAATTCATGATGTTGTAATCGGTTTGACGGGTATTCCAAAGACAAAACCCATCGTGGTGCTTAGCCGTCAAAACAATGTATTTCATGCCGGCTGCTTTTGCTACGCTTACCCAATCATCGGCATTAAAATTAACAGGATTGAATTGTTTATAAAGATTATCGTACTCTTCAACCGGCACTTCGTTCCCTCGCGACCAACCTATCTCTGTTCCCCTCAAAGTAACAGGGCCCCAGTGGATAAACATCCCCAAACGGGCATCTTTCCACTCTTCAATCTTCTTTTCGTTTCCTATTGTTTTTTTGCTCCCGTCGGTCTGGGAATATGTATTCCATGAAAGACTATGCGACACAATGATGATAATTATAAATAGAACGAGATTATTTTTCATTTTTATCCTCTTTAGATGATTTTCGATCAGTTTAAACTATTTGCAAACAATTGAAATTCCTTTATCCCGGAGAAACCATTTCTTTCAAGAATGACGACTCTGAATTTTTGGGCAGTGACTGGCTTGATGTTCTGTTTCCAGTCGCCCATTTTTGTTTCAGAAGCAATGGTTATCCAATGACCATCTTTTTCGTATTGGATTTCAAAACTTTTAATTTCAGAATTCAGAAAAACGAGTTCGCTTACCGCAATGCTTTTTACGGTTTGTGGTTTGCCCAAATCGGCTTCCAACCAACCTTGTTTCTCAAAGAAAGCTTTCACTTCTTCGC
Proteins encoded in this window:
- a CDS encoding alpha-L-fucosidase gives rise to the protein MKNNLVLFIIIIIVSHSLSWNTYSQTDGSKKTIGNEKKIEEWKDARLGMFIHWGPVTLRGTEIGWSRGNEVPVEEYDNLYKQFNPVNFNADDWVSVAKAAGMKYIVLTAKHHDGFCLWNTRQTDYNIMNSPFKRDVVKELAEACKKQGIEFGTYYSTTDWHHPDFPLTGPGGSMAREKSDLEAYTTYLKKQVAELLINYGPLYVLWFDVPQKFDATRGQGVIEFAHQIQPDIIINDRTGAKGDFGCPEQRIGGFQNTRPWETCMTIARQWSWKPNDEVKSLEQCLQTLIRSAGGDGNLLFNVGPKPDGSIEPEQIARLKEMGQWLQKYGYSIYGTRGGPFKPTDWGVSTRKGNMIYLHILKWNGNSPKIVLPDLGMEIKGCHLASGGNLKLTKQGQNYVIEFASEALQPINTIVEIEVAGKAMDIKPIEIVAQSLSYNKKVLASSNPNPHWTGINSINNGDWAGQAWSPAKEDKEPWAEIDLGKPEKINKAIIYESGKAVKAFELQALSDQKWKTISKGTTIGSKLELKLPKMTTQKVRLVLKQFSQVPSIYEIVLL